One window of Deinococcus roseus genomic DNA carries:
- a CDS encoding beta strand repeat-containing protein has protein sequence MNKKLLISTALLLAAAAQAKGTLAGTEIRNVASASYVDDQGRAQSTISNQVITVVQELPSFSITPDEATAAATPAQQKSALAGQEVYFPYTVTNTGNANISVSFSMNDLTGDSGNFSSKKLYLDANQNGLVDSGETEITASSISLAADEVVKLVAAVTTPGTLVNTNTVDLNLVGTGSTVASGSFAEAGSGAALLNTVRVNVTTKAVLTFNKTASGPTYIKEGDTIVYTLKGTNNGGSAAASVANVIPGKNGIFISDTLPTNTVLDTTYTPNASAGAGAVTVYYYVGSAWTTTISASATRVGLLIENVNHATAPGFFPQTAQYSLDFRVTVTDGNAATAIPANTNINNTGTLTVDIDNDGGTDNFTSNQTTNTISTIYAIAAGKDNGSGKATDGLTGDTITAAGTVYQGSVLTFNVKVTNNGNISDSFTLALSGLSDLQNCLLYYADGITPLPNTFGPLASGATQDIVVKCQVPTSATVGNVPSLKLTATSVGNPSGNDATLNDGVDSVTLQGTAIQSGYAMDADATPTNGADADPANDTAPTQNVNPGASVTYGFSVTNNGQQNDTYNLTPNLTAFPGYTATIYQWNDTNSNGVVDAGEVGVAVNSTPIMNPATTTKYVVVLTPPYGDVPGVDNIPVVVSSNSSAGLSDTMTFPVNVNAVNSVQLLPDRSGTVGAPGTIEYTHTVTNTGNASAIIDVASMTSGKGFTYLISTDGGTTFAVNPDPFLLAAGTNKTIVVRVIVPAGTAIGTAETLAVTAGVDYNNTVLASYTQDATVTANDTTTVIGGNLKVSKVVDKGTAKPGDTLTYTISSQNIGTQPISKVIVSDPTPNYTDFLSLDIDTATIAKNKVLVSRDGGATWVTWATADANSDGVISAAEWGSNRTVFVAFDTNGDGTITNTDYLAPSATVSVIFKVKVQ, from the coding sequence ATGAACAAGAAACTGCTGATCTCCACCGCTCTCCTGCTTGCCGCTGCTGCCCAGGCCAAAGGCACCCTCGCTGGAACCGAAATTCGCAACGTTGCCTCTGCCAGCTACGTTGATGACCAGGGCCGCGCCCAGTCCACCATCTCCAACCAGGTGATCACGGTCGTTCAAGAGTTGCCTTCTTTCAGCATCACCCCGGACGAAGCCACTGCTGCAGCCACCCCTGCCCAGCAGAAAAGCGCCCTGGCTGGCCAGGAAGTCTACTTCCCCTACACCGTCACCAACACCGGTAACGCCAACATCTCCGTGTCTTTCAGCATGAACGACCTCACCGGCGACAGCGGCAACTTCTCCAGCAAGAAACTCTACCTGGATGCCAACCAGAACGGTCTGGTGGACAGCGGTGAAACCGAAATCACTGCTTCTTCCATCAGCCTGGCTGCCGACGAAGTGGTCAAACTGGTGGCCGCCGTCACCACCCCCGGCACCCTGGTCAACACCAACACCGTGGACCTGAACCTGGTCGGCACCGGCAGCACCGTGGCCTCCGGCTCCTTCGCTGAAGCAGGAAGCGGCGCAGCCCTGCTGAACACCGTCCGTGTCAATGTCACCACCAAGGCCGTGCTGACCTTCAACAAAACCGCCAGTGGCCCCACCTACATCAAGGAAGGCGACACCATCGTCTACACCCTGAAAGGCACCAACAACGGGGGCAGCGCAGCCGCTTCCGTGGCCAACGTGATCCCTGGCAAAAACGGCATCTTCATCTCTGACACCCTGCCCACCAACACCGTGCTGGACACCACCTACACCCCCAACGCCAGCGCCGGGGCCGGGGCCGTCACCGTGTACTACTACGTGGGAAGCGCCTGGACCACCACCATCTCTGCCAGCGCCACCCGTGTGGGCCTGCTGATCGAGAACGTCAACCACGCCACCGCTCCTGGCTTCTTCCCCCAGACCGCCCAGTACTCCCTGGACTTCCGCGTCACGGTCACCGACGGCAACGCCGCCACCGCCATCCCTGCCAACACCAACATCAACAACACCGGTACCCTGACCGTTGACATCGACAACGATGGTGGAACCGACAACTTCACCTCCAACCAGACCACCAACACCATCTCCACCATCTACGCCATCGCAGCTGGTAAAGACAACGGCAGTGGCAAGGCCACCGACGGTCTGACCGGAGACACCATCACCGCTGCTGGCACCGTGTACCAGGGCAGCGTGCTGACCTTCAACGTCAAAGTCACCAACAACGGCAACATCTCTGACAGCTTCACCCTGGCCCTCTCTGGCCTGTCTGACCTGCAGAACTGCCTGCTGTACTACGCCGACGGCATCACCCCCCTGCCCAACACCTTCGGTCCTCTGGCCAGCGGTGCAACCCAGGACATCGTGGTGAAGTGCCAGGTGCCCACCAGCGCCACCGTGGGCAATGTTCCCAGCCTGAAACTGACCGCCACCAGCGTGGGCAACCCCTCCGGAAACGACGCAACCCTGAACGATGGTGTGGACTCCGTGACCCTGCAGGGCACCGCCATCCAGTCCGGTTACGCCATGGACGCCGATGCCACCCCCACCAACGGTGCAGACGCCGATCCTGCCAACGACACCGCCCCCACCCAGAATGTGAACCCTGGCGCAAGCGTGACCTACGGCTTCTCTGTCACCAACAACGGCCAGCAGAACGACACCTACAACCTCACCCCCAACCTCACTGCTTTCCCCGGCTACACCGCCACCATCTACCAGTGGAACGATACCAACAGCAACGGTGTGGTGGACGCTGGTGAAGTGGGCGTGGCTGTGAACTCCACCCCCATCATGAACCCTGCCACCACCACCAAGTATGTGGTCGTGCTGACCCCTCCTTACGGCGACGTGCCCGGTGTGGACAACATCCCTGTGGTGGTGAGCAGCAACAGCAGCGCTGGCCTCTCCGACACCATGACCTTCCCTGTGAACGTGAATGCCGTGAACAGCGTGCAGCTGCTGCCTGACCGCAGCGGAACCGTGGGCGCTCCTGGCACCATCGAGTACACCCACACCGTCACCAACACCGGCAATGCCTCGGCGATCATCGATGTGGCTTCCATGACCAGCGGCAAGGGCTTCACCTACCTGATCTCCACCGACGGCGGTACCACCTTCGCAGTCAACCCCGATCCCTTCCTGCTGGCCGCTGGCACCAACAAGACCATCGTGGTCCGGGTGATTGTTCCCGCAGGCACCGCCATCGGCACCGCTGAAACCCTGGCCGTCACCGCCGGAGTGGACTACAACAACACCGTGCTGGCCAGCTACACCCAGGACGCCACCGTCACCGCCAACGACACCACCACCGTGATCGGGGGCAACCTGAAAGTCAGCAAAGTGGTGGACAAGGGCACCGCCAAACCCGGCGACACCCTCACCTACACCATCAGCTCTCAGAACATCGGCACCCAGCCCATCAGCAAGGTGATCGTGTCTGACCCCACCCCCAACTACACCGACTTCCTGAGCCTGGACATCGACACCGCCACCATCGCCAAGAACAAGGTGCTGGTTTCCAGAGACGGCGGAGCCACCTGGGTCACCTGGGCCACTGCCGATGCCAACAGCGACGGCGTGATCAGTGCCGCTGAATGGGGAAGCAACCGCACCGTCTTCGTGGCCTTCGACACCAACGGCGACGGCACCATCACCAACACCGACTACCTGGCCCCCAGCGCCACCGTCAGCGTGATCTTCAAAGTCAAAGTCCAGTAA
- a CDS encoding isopeptide-forming domain-containing fimbrial protein, producing the protein MKNILLSTISFLSLGSALAITPSGTTLINQAIVVGDGETTLSNAVNTIITAVCKPTLTPDGDLSHPGQVFEVLAGSKVVVPLTLRNSGNENSTYALSWVQFNPTWTPENVKFYLDVNENGQLDSADIEKNSHDVSMNDAVRLLMTFSVPKSASSDTFLDPSASCADGSKDDNNVFQIKLNTQSSMALTKTMTPALVKAGETVTVNLTVKNTGNTYLKGLDIEDNLNQLSLAGFSYVPGSLKALTSNPEVKETDGQISATLTELAPMEQASLEFQLKADELALAGSRENIATATADSLNDAHLSVEAKAQTEIAAEYGVALGPVGDPEAPEGSASDRQEQEINTPDAEMCFEHTLLNPANSDDDYTLSAELPSSNWKAVFLDLFRLPLAQPIHLKAREALTYWVCYEHTGDATNTTADFVLTATSAHGPVNQTWDTVKLNLVSGDLVVLTKRIKDARGTAPLFGPYLAGENVTYVLEYNNTTGTDLHNVRISDTLISGLEFVSASVTPSSNTSLPENQTALAWDLGTLQPGKNNIQITVKLKNDLADGSILRNTFGLTSDEIKNKLSNEVKLGVWSSGILFAKAALQDQVMIGDQLGWKLTATNKSTTGDLSEVKIVDDLPRGLSYIAGSTRVNGVAFKDPEVQGQKLTWTGLPGMKSGDVMNVTFNTRVGPDTAEKIENTALFTAMGMSSTQATVIAMSSTAVATAKVVGAMARPIATLVGRVYLDSNDNGTFEPEVDKPIEKARVILAGGRMVLTDKLGRYSFDGLEPGVWAVRLDPNSVTYAPRATPQDGGQRGTQSSMIYALGTLDFPLLAAKARTEALRSTRLNFGPVSVSKTVTRGQEGRYTVTLKVTAKDALEDFLLEDLLPKNAQLLTGQNTLTDQNLSAGEHTLQYEFLLTMAGESIVTDPQVSWNVK; encoded by the coding sequence GTGAAAAACATTCTGCTCTCCACAATCTCCTTCCTGAGCCTCGGTTCTGCACTGGCGATCACCCCCTCCGGAACCACCCTGATCAACCAGGCCATTGTGGTCGGAGATGGCGAAACCACCCTCAGCAACGCAGTCAACACCATCATCACCGCAGTGTGCAAACCCACCCTGACTCCAGACGGCGACCTCAGCCATCCGGGTCAGGTGTTTGAAGTTCTGGCCGGCAGCAAAGTGGTGGTGCCCCTCACCCTGAGAAACAGTGGCAACGAGAACAGCACCTACGCCCTTTCCTGGGTGCAGTTCAACCCCACCTGGACCCCAGAAAACGTGAAGTTCTACCTGGATGTGAACGAAAACGGTCAGCTGGACAGCGCTGACATTGAGAAGAACAGCCATGATGTGAGCATGAATGATGCCGTCAGACTGCTGATGACCTTTTCGGTTCCCAAATCCGCCAGCAGCGACACTTTTCTGGACCCCTCCGCGAGCTGTGCGGATGGCAGCAAAGACGACAACAACGTCTTTCAGATCAAACTGAACACCCAGAGCAGCATGGCCCTCACCAAGACCATGACCCCTGCCCTGGTGAAAGCTGGAGAAACCGTCACGGTGAACCTCACCGTTAAAAACACCGGAAACACCTACCTGAAAGGGCTGGACATCGAGGACAACCTGAACCAGCTCTCTCTGGCAGGTTTCAGTTACGTTCCTGGCTCCCTGAAGGCCCTGACCAGCAACCCTGAAGTCAAGGAAACAGACGGGCAGATTTCCGCCACCCTGACCGAACTGGCCCCCATGGAGCAGGCCTCCCTGGAATTCCAGCTGAAAGCCGACGAACTGGCCCTGGCTGGCAGCCGCGAGAACATCGCGACTGCCACGGCAGACAGCCTGAACGATGCCCACCTGAGCGTGGAAGCCAAAGCCCAGACCGAAATTGCCGCCGAGTACGGTGTGGCCCTGGGTCCTGTGGGCGATCCCGAAGCCCCTGAAGGCTCTGCTTCAGACCGCCAGGAGCAGGAAATCAACACCCCTGATGCAGAGATGTGCTTCGAGCACACCCTGCTGAACCCCGCCAACAGCGACGACGATTACACCCTGAGCGCCGAACTGCCCAGCAGCAACTGGAAGGCTGTGTTCCTGGACCTTTTCCGCCTGCCCCTGGCCCAGCCCATCCACCTGAAAGCCCGTGAAGCCCTGACCTACTGGGTCTGCTACGAGCACACCGGAGACGCCACCAACACCACCGCCGATTTTGTGCTGACCGCCACCTCTGCCCACGGCCCTGTGAACCAGACCTGGGACACCGTCAAACTGAACCTGGTTTCCGGTGACCTGGTGGTGCTGACCAAGCGCATCAAGGATGCCAGAGGCACGGCTCCCCTGTTCGGTCCTTACCTGGCGGGCGAGAACGTCACCTACGTGCTGGAGTACAACAACACCACCGGAACCGACCTGCACAACGTTCGCATCTCTGACACATTGATCAGCGGTCTGGAGTTTGTAAGTGCCAGCGTGACCCCCAGCAGCAACACCAGCCTCCCTGAGAACCAGACTGCTCTGGCCTGGGACCTGGGCACCCTGCAACCCGGTAAAAACAACATTCAGATCACCGTCAAACTGAAGAACGACCTGGCAGATGGCAGCATCCTGCGCAACACCTTCGGTCTGACCAGCGATGAAATCAAGAACAAACTCTCCAACGAAGTGAAGCTGGGCGTGTGGTCCTCTGGCATCCTGTTTGCCAAGGCGGCCCTGCAGGACCAGGTGATGATCGGAGACCAGCTCGGCTGGAAACTGACCGCCACCAACAAGAGCACCACCGGCGACCTCTCCGAAGTGAAGATTGTGGACGACCTGCCCCGTGGCCTGAGCTACATCGCAGGAAGCACCAGAGTGAACGGCGTGGCCTTCAAAGACCCAGAAGTGCAAGGCCAGAAGCTCACCTGGACCGGCCTCCCCGGCATGAAATCTGGTGATGTCATGAACGTCACCTTCAACACCCGCGTGGGTCCCGACACTGCCGAGAAAATTGAGAACACCGCCCTGTTCACCGCCATGGGCATGAGCAGCACCCAGGCCACCGTGATCGCCATGAGTTCCACCGCGGTTGCCACCGCCAAAGTGGTGGGGGCCATGGCCAGACCCATCGCCACCCTGGTGGGCCGGGTGTACCTGGACAGCAACGACAACGGCACCTTTGAACCCGAAGTGGACAAACCCATCGAGAAAGCCCGTGTGATTCTGGCCGGAGGCCGCATGGTGCTCACCGACAAACTGGGACGCTACAGCTTTGATGGTCTGGAACCCGGAGTGTGGGCCGTGCGCCTCGATCCCAACTCGGTGACCTACGCCCCCAGAGCCACCCCCCAGGACGGCGGTCAGCGTGGCACCCAGTCTTCGATGATCTACGCCCTGGGCACCCTGGATTTCCCCCTGCTGGCCGCCAAAGCCAGAACCGAAGCCCTGCGTTCCACCCGCCTGAATTTTGGTCCCGTGTCGGTCAGCAAGACCGTGACCCGTGGCCAGGAAGGAAGATACACTGTGACACTGAAAGTGACTGCCAAGGATGCACTGGAAGACTTCCTGCTGGAAGACCTGCTGCCCAAAAACGCCCAGTTGCTGACCGGCCAGAACACCCTGACCGACCAGAACCTGAGCGCCGGTGAGCACACCCTGCAGTATGAATTCCTCTTAACAATGGCTGGCGAGAGCATCGTAACAGACCCTCAGGTATCGTGGAATGTGAAATGA
- a CDS encoding right-handed parallel beta-helix repeat-containing protein, whose translation MRRFLLPLLLLLALVLQVANAQVIRSFTPRYNATDTGNIQVIGNTLMTCSTAAGATGQATCAAALTRSAAVLADNNNNNHGSAYVDVDATDTPAFNNSSTATLTLPTNATVLWAGIYWSARDSVTTDSTDRRQVRFKPPGGSYSTLTSAQTDATGADYQSFADVTTQLRTYGSGTYTVGGVRASVGNTTTNTYAVWGLVVVYRDPAQLQPRNLTVFDGYVNINNSTSTISVTGFTTPLQGTVNTEVGVMAYEGDYGLTGDTLSLSNDNTTFTVLSDAQNPSDNSFNSTISRGGVTFSAKNPNYLNNLGVDVDFFTMSGTGNPIKNGNRTAYLKFTSSGDQYFPGVVTFSTDIYQPDMKTTKGVIDVNGGVITASDQLEYVINLKNEGLGQATNVTLSDAIPDNTVYVPGSLKIDGVTVTDANADDRGEYGAFCNSANCIRVRSGTGANSSIGGTFNQNDTTEIRFRVTIGAGVAIGTYIYNRATIDYNTLISNQSYSIASGSASVVVQVGGGLSYELSGKVFTDMNYGGGAGRNTTVGGISGRGNARIEVYDSSGNFVSSTTTSGAGDYFISVPAGTYTFRCVSSTVTSPRSGYVSGLLPVQTYRTNASGTTVTAVTNKVGGEDPSKVDAPSNTTSATLASLTTSTQTAQSVATVTVTNYTIQNIDFGYNFDTIVNTNASGQGSLAQFITNSNALGDESSLAQVGNRLSSAGVTESLPAGVENSIFMIPAAQLTSGVGVINLTAAQTMSGPSTSLDATTQTINIGNTNSVSLGTGGTVGSTSVTFNQIPGPEVRISGARSLNSGLIVTGTSNQIRGLALYGFGAGDSTTPNGALQINAASATVQLNVFGSPAVGLSDPGVGSRTVSALLGANNATGLSVVNNLFAYSGGYSIYLNGTSAGTFTGNEIQNSNIEFPAVPAVRQAGSGVITFSQNRVASNHGSGVGILSGTATLSQNTITNNVQDQTGILAGVRLLSSGNTLSQNLITNNLGTGVLIAGGVSNNTLTQNLIYDNSNLGIDLRFDSTNQSIGDGVTPNDSIYTAAAGNQAIDYPTLTYAVLTGTSLEIKGQVGKAATPVSGTFTIEAFLTDNSPANQNGAIEVGDGLSVGHGEASKYLGTCTTASNGTFNCFFTVSGVTVADSVTLTTTLATYGTSEFSANQQIIAGRTLSGGVYEDVDTNRVKTNPENWASGSTVYVNLLQNSAVYKTFTVNAGTGLYSFTALPPGSYTVIVTSSAAGTSPVVPSGFITVSPNPSSVAATINGADVTDVNFGFFKGIRFSGTVFRDDGRTAGTANNAIQDGQELGMSGIKVTATSGSNTKDVLTDATGKYILYLGTAYAGTAVTISHPERPATGTNLANASVSLASSFSDANASRRTLTLALGNAQDSLNFGVVRSSVLKTNQSQQAFSPSTIEYLHEYQPGTLGTVTFSMTGALKYQFYPDLNCDGTVSAAEKNVAVSLLTVNATWPRDTDGSLSSCPILVRVLVPSNLPAGTKDAADFKASLLWTGPSVTDLVTVKDTTTIQSATGGQLKLTKEVRNVTTGGSFSSTAPATVGQVLEYRISYTNLGLANVSQVILSDPVPNETKVVADVFGTAEVRVFCPTGTSFDLAAENATTITVNLNFICGGGTVVKPSQSGYFLYRVQVQ comes from the coding sequence ATGCGCAGATTCCTTCTTCCCTTATTGCTGCTGCTGGCCCTGGTGTTGCAGGTTGCCAATGCCCAGGTGATCCGCAGCTTCACGCCCCGCTACAACGCCACCGACACCGGGAACATCCAGGTGATCGGCAACACCCTGATGACCTGTTCAACGGCTGCCGGGGCCACGGGTCAGGCCACCTGTGCTGCTGCCCTGACCCGCTCGGCTGCCGTTCTGGCAGACAACAACAACAACAACCACGGCAGTGCTTATGTGGACGTGGATGCCACCGACACCCCTGCCTTTAACAACTCCTCCACGGCCACCCTGACCCTGCCCACCAACGCCACCGTGCTGTGGGCCGGGATTTACTGGTCTGCCCGTGACAGCGTCACCACCGACAGCACCGACCGCCGACAGGTCCGTTTCAAACCTCCTGGGGGGAGTTACAGCACCCTGACCTCAGCCCAGACGGACGCCACTGGCGCAGACTACCAGTCGTTTGCCGATGTCACCACCCAGCTCAGAACCTACGGCTCAGGCACCTACACGGTGGGTGGGGTGCGGGCCAGTGTGGGCAACACCACCACCAACACCTACGCCGTGTGGGGTCTGGTGGTGGTGTACCGTGACCCGGCACAGCTGCAACCCCGCAACCTCACTGTTTTTGACGGTTACGTGAACATCAACAACAGCACCTCCACCATTTCGGTGACGGGCTTCACCACCCCCCTGCAGGGCACCGTCAACACCGAAGTGGGCGTGATGGCCTACGAAGGGGATTATGGTCTCACCGGGGACACCCTGAGCCTGAGCAACGACAACACCACCTTCACGGTGCTCTCCGATGCCCAGAACCCCTCTGACAACTCCTTCAACAGCACCATCAGCCGCGGTGGGGTCACCTTCAGTGCCAAGAACCCCAATTACCTGAACAACCTGGGGGTGGATGTGGATTTCTTCACCATGTCTGGCACCGGCAACCCCATCAAAAACGGCAACCGAACAGCTTACCTGAAATTCACCAGCTCAGGAGACCAGTACTTCCCTGGGGTGGTGACCTTCTCGACGGACATCTACCAGCCTGACATGAAGACCACCAAAGGGGTGATTGATGTCAACGGAGGGGTGATCACCGCCAGCGATCAGCTGGAATACGTGATCAACCTGAAAAACGAAGGGCTGGGTCAGGCCACCAACGTCACCCTCTCAGATGCCATCCCGGACAACACCGTCTATGTGCCGGGCAGCCTGAAGATCGATGGTGTGACCGTCACCGATGCCAACGCAGACGATCGGGGCGAATATGGGGCTTTCTGCAACAGCGCCAACTGCATCCGGGTCAGGTCCGGGACCGGGGCCAACAGCAGCATCGGGGGAACTTTCAACCAGAACGACACCACCGAAATCCGCTTCAGGGTGACCATTGGAGCAGGGGTTGCCATCGGAACCTACATCTACAACCGGGCCACCATCGATTACAACACCCTGATCAGCAACCAGAGCTACTCCATTGCTTCGGGCAGTGCCTCGGTGGTGGTGCAGGTGGGTGGAGGTCTGTCTTACGAACTTTCAGGCAAGGTCTTCACCGACATGAATTACGGCGGAGGGGCCGGACGCAACACCACCGTCGGGGGCATCTCTGGTCGCGGCAATGCCCGCATTGAAGTCTACGACAGTTCCGGGAACTTCGTATCTTCCACCACCACCAGTGGTGCCGGAGATTACTTCATCAGTGTGCCAGCAGGGACATACACGTTCAGGTGTGTCAGCAGCACCGTCACCAGTCCACGCAGTGGTTATGTGTCTGGACTCCTGCCCGTGCAGACCTACCGCACCAACGCCTCTGGCACCACGGTCACGGCAGTCACCAACAAGGTAGGCGGCGAAGACCCCAGCAAGGTGGACGCACCCAGCAACACCACCAGTGCCACCCTGGCCAGCCTGACCACCAGCACCCAGACCGCCCAGTCGGTGGCCACGGTGACCGTCACCAACTACACCATCCAGAACATCGACTTCGGGTACAACTTCGACACCATTGTGAACACCAATGCTTCGGGTCAGGGTTCACTGGCCCAGTTCATCACCAACTCCAACGCCCTGGGCGATGAAAGCAGCCTGGCCCAGGTCGGAAACCGCCTGAGCAGCGCTGGAGTGACGGAATCCCTGCCTGCAGGGGTGGAAAACAGCATCTTCATGATTCCCGCTGCACAGCTCACCAGTGGGGTGGGCGTGATCAACCTGACCGCCGCCCAGACCATGAGCGGTCCCAGCACCTCACTGGACGCCACCACCCAGACCATCAACATCGGGAACACCAACAGTGTGTCTCTGGGCACCGGAGGCACCGTGGGCAGCACCAGCGTGACCTTCAACCAGATTCCTGGCCCAGAGGTCAGAATTTCTGGGGCCAGAAGCCTGAACTCCGGTCTGATTGTGACCGGAACCAGCAACCAGATCCGTGGCCTTGCGCTTTATGGCTTTGGAGCCGGAGACAGCACCACCCCCAACGGTGCATTGCAGATCAATGCAGCCTCTGCAACAGTGCAATTGAACGTGTTTGGCAGCCCTGCTGTTGGGCTTTCTGACCCTGGCGTGGGTTCCCGCACCGTTTCTGCCCTGCTGGGAGCGAACAATGCCACAGGCCTCAGTGTGGTCAACAACCTGTTTGCCTACTCTGGCGGATACAGCATCTATCTGAACGGAACTTCTGCAGGAACGTTCACCGGAAATGAAATCCAGAACAGCAACATCGAATTCCCTGCAGTTCCTGCAGTCCGGCAGGCAGGCAGTGGAGTCATCACTTTCAGCCAGAACCGGGTGGCCAGCAACCACGGGTCAGGTGTGGGGATTCTGTCGGGCACTGCCACCCTTTCCCAGAACACCATCACCAACAACGTGCAGGACCAGACCGGCATTCTGGCCGGGGTGCGCCTGCTTTCCAGCGGCAACACCCTCTCTCAGAACCTGATCACCAACAACCTGGGCACCGGGGTGCTCATTGCGGGTGGGGTCAGCAACAACACCCTGACCCAGAACCTGATCTACGACAACAGCAACCTGGGCATCGACCTGAGGTTTGACAGCACCAACCAATCCATCGGCGATGGGGTCACACCCAACGACAGCATCTACACTGCCGCCGCAGGCAACCAGGCCATCGACTACCCCACCCTCACCTACGCAGTGCTGACCGGAACCAGTCTGGAAATCAAAGGGCAGGTGGGCAAGGCTGCCACCCCTGTATCTGGGACCTTCACCATTGAAGCCTTCCTGACCGACAACAGCCCAGCCAACCAGAACGGTGCCATTGAGGTCGGAGACGGCCTCTCGGTGGGCCACGGTGAGGCCTCCAAATACCTGGGCACCTGCACCACCGCCTCCAACGGCACCTTCAATTGCTTCTTCACGGTGTCTGGTGTGACTGTTGCAGACAGCGTGACCCTCACCACCACCCTGGCGACTTACGGCACCTCGGAATTCAGTGCCAACCAGCAGATCATTGCCGGACGCACCCTCTCGGGCGGCGTGTACGAAGACGTGGACACCAACCGCGTCAAGACCAACCCGGAAAACTGGGCCAGCGGCAGCACCGTTTATGTGAACCTGCTGCAGAACAGCGCCGTCTACAAGACCTTCACGGTCAATGCAGGCACGGGACTGTACAGCTTCACCGCCCTGCCCCCCGGAAGCTACACCGTGATTGTGACCAGCAGTGCAGCAGGCACCAGTCCTGTGGTTCCCTCTGGCTTCATCACCGTCAGCCCCAACCCTTCCAGCGTGGCCGCCACCATCAACGGGGCAGACGTCACCGATGTGAACTTCGGGTTCTTCAAGGGCATCCGCTTCTCAGGAACCGTGTTCCGCGACGATGGCAGAACTGCAGGAACCGCCAACAATGCCATCCAGGACGGGCAGGAGTTGGGCATGAGCGGCATCAAAGTGACCGCCACCAGCGGCAGCAACACCAAAGACGTGCTGACCGATGCCACCGGAAAATACATCCTGTACCTGGGCACCGCCTATGCAGGCACCGCCGTCACCATCAGCCACCCAGAACGACCTGCCACCGGAACCAACCTGGCAAATGCCTCGGTGTCCCTGGCCAGCAGTTTCTCGGATGCCAACGCCTCCAGACGCACCCTGACCCTTGCTCTGGGGAACGCCCAGGACAGCCTGAATTTCGGGGTGGTGCGCTCAAGCGTTCTGAAAACCAACCAGAGCCAGCAGGCCTTCAGCCCCAGCACCATCGAATACCTGCACGAATACCAGCCCGGCACCCTCGGGACTGTGACCTTCAGCATGACCGGAGCCCTCAAGTACCAGTTCTACCCTGACCTCAACTGCGACGGCACCGTGTCTGCCGCAGAGAAAAACGTGGCCGTGAGCCTGCTCACTGTGAACGCCACCTGGCCCAGAGACACAGACGGCAGCCTGTCCAGTTGCCCCATCCTGGTGCGGGTGCTGGTTCCCTCCAACCTGCCCGCAGGCACCAAGGACGCTGCAGACTTCAAAGCCAGCCTGCTGTGGACCGGCCCTTCCGTCACTGATCTGGTGACCGTGAAAGACACCACCACCATCCAGAGCGCAACTGGCGGTCAGCTGAAACTCACCAAAGAGGTGCGCAACGTCACCACAGGCGGCTCTTTCAGCAGCACCGCCCCGGCCACCGTGGGGCAGGTTCTGGAATACCGCATCAGCTACACCAACCTGGGCCTCGCCAACGTCTCACAGGTGATCCTGTCTGACCCGGTGCCCAACGAAACCAAAGTGGTCGCAGATGTCTTCGGCACCGCAGAAGTTCGCGTTTTCTGCCCCACCGGCACCAGTTTCGATCTGGCTGCAGAAAACGCCACCACCATCACCGTCAACCTGAACTTCATCTGCGGAGGTGGAACGGTGGTCAAACCCAGCCAGTCTGGATACTTCCTGTACCGGGTGCAGGTGCAGTAG